A genomic window from Verrucomicrobiota bacterium includes:
- a CDS encoding DMT family transporter, translated as MVWRLSILSFGIFCAATSVVMTKASTLQPEHLSASRLLVAVFILLPLFLRDKKRFPDYSLATAFKISGVPALLLAIHFITWTIGARWTTAANSTLIVNLMPIAMPLVGFFILKETMNGKEWIGTSLVFLGVVVMGVSDFRVSVAHFWGDLVCVLSMLLLAWYLILARKNKWVPSIWLYLVPLYFSASVLCFAMGLARVGLPHSDSNHEWMYILLLGLVPTVLGHSLLNLAMRWFRSQLVALLNQMAFVYAGILGFFFFNEIPNTPFYFASTCMLAGVLWTILAPSPTKHEQSHPIE; from the coding sequence ATGGTTTGGCGTTTAAGCATTTTGTCATTCGGCATTTTCTGTGCAGCCACTTCCGTGGTAATGACCAAGGCGAGTACACTGCAACCGGAACATCTATCTGCGAGTCGGCTCCTAGTCGCTGTTTTCATTCTCTTGCCGCTCTTCTTAAGAGATAAAAAACGATTCCCTGATTATTCCTTAGCCACTGCCTTTAAAATATCCGGGGTGCCCGCCTTGCTTTTAGCTATCCATTTTATTACCTGGACGATTGGTGCTAGATGGACCACAGCAGCTAACTCAACTCTGATCGTAAACCTCATGCCAATAGCAATGCCGTTGGTCGGTTTTTTTATTCTCAAAGAAACAATGAATGGCAAAGAATGGATTGGAACCTCATTAGTATTTCTTGGAGTAGTGGTGATGGGAGTTTCTGACTTCAGAGTGAGTGTAGCACACTTTTGGGGTGATCTCGTTTGCGTGTTATCGATGCTACTTCTAGCCTGGTATCTAATCCTGGCTCGGAAAAACAAATGGGTGCCTTCCATTTGGCTCTATTTGGTTCCATTGTATTTTTCAGCAAGTGTTCTTTGTTTCGCCATGGGGTTAGCACGGGTGGGGTTACCTCATTCAGATTCGAATCACGAATGGATGTACATTTTGTTACTCGGTCTGGTCCCAACTGTTTTGGGTCATTCTCTGCTAAACTTGGCGATGCGATGGTTCAGAAGCCAATTGGTAGCCCTCCTTAATCAGATGGCATTCGTTTATGCAGGCATATTGGGATTCTTTTTTTTCAACGAAATACCAAACACACCCTTTTACTTCGCAAGCACCTGCATGCTAGCGGGGGTACTATGGACTATCCTGGCTCCTTCACCGACCAAGCACGAACAGAGTCATCCAATTGAATGA
- a CDS encoding HAD family hydrolase has product MRFTRNIKHIIWDWNGTLVDDTRYCVDLINGILTRRSLPEIDEKRYKGTFDFPIIDYYKRVGLDLEKESFETISNEFIREYIHSKHKLVLHDGALEALNFFGARKLPQCMLSASQHEALTQTLQEHGLENYFKTVLGLKDHFAFGKIHLGKVWLENNNIEKNHVLFIGDTLHDLEVANEMGVHCILVASGHQSKERLTNNHPHVIDTLKQLIEIFDT; this is encoded by the coding sequence ATGAGATTTACCAGGAATATTAAACACATCATCTGGGATTGGAATGGAACTCTCGTTGATGACACTCGCTATTGTGTCGATCTTATCAATGGAATCCTCACTCGAAGATCGCTTCCGGAAATCGATGAAAAGAGGTACAAAGGCACGTTTGATTTTCCCATCATCGACTATTACAAACGCGTTGGACTTGATTTGGAAAAGGAAAGTTTCGAAACCATAAGTAACGAATTCATTCGTGAATATATCCATTCAAAACATAAATTAGTTTTACACGATGGCGCACTTGAAGCACTCAATTTCTTTGGTGCACGCAAACTTCCACAATGCATGCTTTCAGCAAGTCAACACGAAGCGTTGACCCAAACATTACAAGAACACGGATTAGAAAATTACTTTAAGACAGTCCTCGGGTTGAAAGATCATTTTGCATTTGGGAAAATTCATTTGGGGAAGGTGTGGCTTGAAAACAACAACATAGAAAAGAACCACGTGTTGTTTATTGGCGATACCCTACATGATTTGGAAGTAGCGAATGAAATGGGAGTACATTGTATTCTAGTGGCATCGGGTCATCAATCGAAAGAACGATTAACCAATAACCATCCACACGTCATAGACACACTGAAGCAACTCATTGAAATATTTGATACCTAA